One window of the Conexibacter sp. SYSU D00693 genome contains the following:
- a CDS encoding Rid family hydrolase has protein sequence MIERFSSGAPWEPVVGYSRAVRAGDLVFVAGCTGIGADGTPVSEDPAQQLRQALRNVAAALALADARLEEVVRTRMYVRDASQWRALGAVHAEVFGEIRPVTSMLAVAGFVDPALHVEVEADAFAPRA, from the coding sequence TTGATCGAGCGGTTCTCCTCCGGGGCGCCGTGGGAGCCGGTCGTCGGCTACTCGCGCGCGGTCCGGGCCGGGGACCTCGTGTTCGTGGCGGGCTGCACCGGGATCGGCGCCGACGGCACGCCGGTCTCCGAGGACCCGGCGCAGCAGCTGCGCCAGGCGCTGCGCAACGTCGCCGCGGCGCTCGCCCTGGCCGACGCCCGCCTCGAGGAGGTCGTGCGCACGCGGATGTACGTGCGCGACGCCTCGCAGTGGCGTGCCCTCGGCGCCGTCCACGCGGAGGTCTTCGGCGAGATCCGACCCGTCACCTCGATGCTCGCGGTCGCCGGCTTCGTCGACCCCGCCCTCCACGTCGAAGTCGAGGCGGACGCGTTCGCACCACGAGCGTGA